The Deltaproteobacteria bacterium genomic interval TTATTTCCCAGTAGTTTTAATCATTTATGCGAATTTTTATACTGTTGATCAAGTAACATTTGGGGTCAGTGGAATAACGCAATATTTTTTTGGCTAAGCCTGCTTGTAATCGGTGGATGGGGCTTTTGGTCGGTTTTTGAAAAGTGTACTCTTCTATAGTGTTTCGGCAACAAGTTTCTTAATGACTTCATTTATCCGTGATGCCAGTTCCCGGGGATTTGATTTTGCGCCCTTGTTAAGATAGTAGGCGGGTTTGCAGTAGGCGAGAACTTTTTTAAACGCATCATCACAGAGGTGGGCTGTGAAAAAAAGTATGGGCACTGGATTTACGACAAAGGATTTTTCTATAGATCTGAGAGCGATGGCGGCATTAATCCCATTTAATAGGGGCATCGATACATCGAGTACAACAAGAGAAGCCCCCTTTTTTTCTACAAGCATATTGGTAAAGGTTGTTATAAATTCGGCTCCGTTATTGCAAAGTACAACTTTTTCAGCAATCCGCTTTTCCATAAAAATATCATTTAGCACCTCCCTCATCATGATCGAGTCTTCCGCCAGAAGAATTGTTTCAATGTGGGGTTCATTGACTTCACTGCTGTCCTTTATTGCCATGCCGCAATGGATACAGCATTCGGCTTCTGCCGGTGATTGGAGGTCAAACTGGAGAGAGGAATAAGTGTTAACGTCCTTACCGCAAGCGGGACAATATCTCATATAAAACACCCTCTTTCTAAAATCCCCGGAAGACAAGGCAGTATTGGAAAAAATAGCCTGTAAAAAATTCTTAAGTTATTTATATTAAAGCATAAGTTCTTTAAAGTGATCAAATCTTTTTGTTCTTTTCTGTAGAGGAAGAGACGGATTTGCCCCCCTCTCCTTGAAGGGGAGGGGATTGTTTGTCTACAGAAAATAAAAATGTGACTTAACCATGAAAAAACTTTCTATTCCAGGTCTTGCAAAAAAATCTTTGTAAGCTATTATTAAATTATGAAAGAAGCCCTCTTATACGAAAAACTGGAAGGAGGCAAAGTCCACTGCTTTCTATGCCAGCACCATTGCAGGATATCTTCGGGGAAGCGCGGCATATGTGGTGTGCGGGAAAATAAAGAAGGTACGCTCTATACACTGGTTTATGACCATGTCATATCCTGTGCCGTGGATCCTATCGAGAAAAAGCCACTTTTTAATTTTCTGCCCGGATCAAAGTCCTATTCGATAGCGACGGTTGGATGCAATTTCAAGTGTCTCCACTGCCAGAATTATGATATTTCACAAATGCCTGCTGAAAAAGGGGGCGTTATTATGGGGAGCAGGATTTCACCTGAGGAAATCGTGGCTGATGCAAAGGCCCATCACTGTGCAACGATTGCCTATACCTATACGGAACCGACCATTTTTTTCGAACTGGCCCGTGATACAGGTCAACTTGCTAAAAGTGAAGGAATAAAAAATATTTTTGTGTCCAACGGCTATATGACGGAAGAGATGCTCCAAATGAGCAGTGACTGGCTTGACGGCATCAATATAGACCTTAAGGGATTTACGGAAGAACACTATAAGAAGATTTGCGGCGCAAAGCTCGGTCCTGTTCTCGATTCGCTCAGGATGATAAAAAAGATGGGTATATGGCTTGAGGTGACGACCCTTGTAATTCCCGGCTATAATGATTCCGATGAAAGCTTTGAAAATATTGCTGATTTTATAAAAAATGAACTGGGCGCTGAAACGCCCTGGCATGTAACGGCCTTTTATCCGACGTACAAACTGCTTGATGTGCCCAGGACACCGGTGGAAACGCTTGGAAAAGCGAGGGATATTGGGTTAAATCACGGTCTTAAGTATGTTTACGAAGGTAATATCCCCGGTGAAGGTGGCGAAAATACCATTTGTTACAACTGCGGTGAATTGCTTATTGAGCGCTATGGCTACATGATCAGGAAGAACAGTATTACTTCGTCGGCCTGCCCAGAATGCGGCGCGCATATCGATGGTTACGGACTCATGTCGTGACACCAGGTTAACTTTGGCACTTTTTATGCTGTGTTTTACAGTTGCAGCCTTTGTCTTTTTTACATATTCTCTAAAGTGGGAACAAGATAACAGACTTTGAGGGCGATATCATGGATGCAATAAACAGGATAGACAAACAGATCGAACTTGAACTGATGACATCGAGTGTATACAGAAAGCTTGAAGAATACACTGAGGATGAAGAGGTGAGAAGGCTATGGCATACGCTTGGCATACATGAAGAGTATCATGCTGCGGCGCTGGAAAGGTTAAAGAAAACGCTCAATGAGGAAGAGCTTGAAAAAGAGGCTTCTACCCTTGATGTGGATAATATCGAAACTCTTCTTTCTGCGTACAGGGTTTTTCTTGAAGAAATAGCGCCGGGGCTTTCTGTAAAACGAGCCTTTGAAATAGCTATATTTATGGAATTTTCAGAACTCAATTCTCTCTTTTTTCATTCCGTGGGAAAAGGTGGTCAGGATAATTCTCCTTATATTCACAGTATGGGAGAAGGCACAAAAAGTCACCTTCTTACTCTCTACAGAGGGATCAGGAAACATATCGGCAAAGATGAGGATCTTTCTTACAGAAGCAAGTTTGAGGAGATCGGTCTTGTGGACAGGCTCTGAAGTTAGCGTAGTGTTTGAGCCACAAAGGCACAAAGGGCACAAAGTAAAGCAGATTTGTTTTCTGGTATGATTTAGATATGCCGGATGTTTCAGGTTTTACCTGTTTTTTAAAAGTAATTTAATATATTTTCTTTGTGATCTTTGTGTCTTTGTGGTTATAAAAAAGTAAAGTTTATCTGATCGTTTCCAGCCACCCCTTCATCTCTTCAATGGCTCTCTTTGAATGAATCGCTTTCCTGTCCTGCTTTTTTACTTTTTTCCCCTTTCCTCTTTCAATGGGAGGAAAGAGACCGAAATTAATATTCATAGGCTGAAAATATTTGGGCTCGCTGTTGGTAATATGTCTGGCAAGGGCGCCCACGGCTGTTGGCGCAGGAGGAAGGTCAGGCGCTTTTCCTTCAGCCAGAAAAGAGGCGTTAATACCGGCAAGAATCCCCATGGCTGCCGATTCAATGTAGCCCTCGACACCCGATATCTGCCCGGCAAAGAAGAGGTTCCCCCTTGATTTGAATTGCAATGTGGGCTTCAGATAGAGGGGGGAGTTGATGTAGGTATTTCTGTGCATACTTCCCAGGCGCAAAAAACCGGCATTTTCGAGCCCCGGAATCATTCTGAAAATTCTTTTCTGCTCTGAGTAGACAAGCCTGGTCTGGAAGCCGACCATGTTATACATGCTTCCTTCCTTGTCTTCCTGTCTCAGTTGCAAAACGGCATAAGGCTTCTCTTCACTCCTTGGGTCCTTAAGGCCGACGGGCTTCATGGGGCCGAAGGCAAGCGTCTCGGGCCCTCTTTTTGCCATCACTTCGATGGGCATGCATCCTTCAAAGAATTTTTCCTTTTCAAAATCCCTTGTCTTTACCTGTTTTGCATGTAAAAGCGCGTCCACAAATTCATGGTACTGCTTTTCATCGAGGGGGCAGTTTATGTAGTCGGCTTCTCCCCTGTCGTAACGTGACTGCCTGAAGGCAATATCGAAATTAATGGATTCAACATCGATAATGGGTGAGATTGCATCGTAGAAATAGAGATATTCCTCACCAATGAGAGAGGCAATAGCCTCAGACAGTGGATCTGACGTAAGTGGCCCCGAGGCGATAATGACAATCTCATCATCTTTTTCATCAGGTATAGAGCTTACCTCATCTCTAACAAGTTTTATGTTTTTACAAGCTTCTATCTTGTCCGTTACATATCGGGAAAAGAGGGTCCTGTCTACAGCAAGGGCCGATCCGGCCGGAACGGCCGTTTTGCGGGCAGCTTCCATGAGGAGTGATCCCATGAGCCGCATCTCTTCTTTTAGTACGCCCGGTGCATTATTGATATCGTCTGAGCGGAGTGAATTGCTGCAAACGAGTTCTGCCAGACCTTCACTGCTGTGGGCGGGAGAGAGCTTTTTCGGCTTCATTTCATAGAGTGTTATATCCATGCCTCGCTTTGCTGCCTGCCAGGCTGCCTCACAACCGGCAAGGCCGCCGCCGATGATTGTTATCTTTTTCAATATTGTCCTCTTTTAATGTGATTTATCCTGTGAAGCTGGAAATAATAACACATTTCAAAGAATTTCTTAAGCCAATAGCTTGTTAGCGAAGCTTCTCCAGATAAGCACAAAATCTTGACTGTAGCAGGTAAAATATGCTATTTTTCCCAATTCTGCTGGATTTATCAATGCGTGCAAGGCTCCTGGTTTGAGAGTAATAGGCGGTACCCTTCGGGGGAAAAAACTTATTTCCTTTAAAGGAAAAAATATAAGACCTACGTCAGACAGGATCAAGGAGTCTCTTTTCAATATCATATCTTCATACCTTGAAGATGGCATAAGCGTTGCCGATTTTTTTGCAGGTACGGGAAATCTCGGTATCGAAGCGCTTAGCCGGGGAGCGGGGGAGGCTGTTTTTGTTGAAAAGGATAAAAACTCCCTTGCTGTTATCAGGAAAAATATCGATCTTTGCAGAGTGAAAGAGAAGAGCAGCGTCATTCCTCTGGAAGCGGACAAGGCCATTGCTCTTCTCGAGAAAAAAGGAAAAACCTTTGACATAATTTTTCTTGATCCTCCCTATAATCAGGGCCTGGCCCATGAAACACTGGCATGTTTGGGGCAAAGCAGCCTGGCAAAGGGAGCGATTGTCATTGCCGAGTATGCGTCGCAAGAGAAGATTAACGAGAATTATGGAAAGCTTAATATGAAAGATACAAGGAGGTACGGCGATACCTCCTTGAGTTTTTTTACAGGAGATCCTTCGTGAACAAAATTGCTGTCTATCCCGGTACCTTTGATCCCGTTACAAGGGGGCACCTGGATTTAATGAAAAGAGCGGCTAAGGTTTTTGATGAAGTCATCGTTGCCGTTGCCATAAGTTCGACAAAAAAAACACTTTTTAATATTGAAGAAAGAGTGGCTCTTATCAAGGAAGCTACCTCGGATACTCCCCGTATCAGTGTGGAGAGCTTTGACGGACTTCTTATTAACTACCTTGAAGCGCACCATGCGCATGTTATACTTAGAGGTTTAAGAGCTATTTCCGATTTTGAATACGAATTTCAGATGGCTTCCATGAACAGGAAGCTTGCTTCCGAGTTTGAGACCATGTTTATGATGACCGGTGAACAGTATACCTACCTCAGTTCAAGGTTTGTAAAAGAGATATGCCGCCTTGGCGGAGAGGTGGACTGTTTTGTTCATCCTGCCGTTAAAAGCGCCTTAATTGAAAAATTTAATTTAAGTAAGGAAGGTTGATATGTCTTTTCTCTCGGACAGGGTTAAAAAGGTTAAGCCATCAGTTACATTGACAATTACTGCCAAGGCCAAGGCCCTTAAAAGCCAGGGCCTTGATATTATCGGCTTCGGCGCCGGCGAGCCTGATTTTGATACGCCTGACAATATCAAGGAGGCAGCCATCAATTCCATTAGATCCGGTTTTACCAAGTATACACCTGTCGGTGGAACTGACGATCTCAAAAAAGCCATTGTTGATCACCTTGCCCATAATGAAGGTCTTAAATATGACAGGTCGGAAGTTTTCGTTTCATGCGGGGCAAAACATACGCTTTACAATATTTTTCAGGCCATTATAAATGCGGGAGATGAAGTCATTATTCCCGCTCCCTACTGGGTGTCCTACCCTGACATGGTTTTGCTGGCGGATGGAACCCCTGTTATTGTCGAATGTTCCGGGGAAGCCCGTTTCAAAATGTCGGCGGCCCGCCTTGAAGCAGCCATTACAGACAGAACAAAGGCTGTTGTTATCAACTCGCCATCCAACCCGACGGGCGCGGCCTACAGCGAAGACGAATTGAAGGAAATAGCCGGGATTGCCGTAGAAAAAAATATCCTTGTCATTTCCGATGAAATATATAACAAGATTACCTACGATGGATTCAGGGCGACCAGTATTGCAACGCTTGGAGAGGATATAAAAAAGCTCACCATGACTGTAAATGGCGTATCCAAGGCCTACTCCATGACAGGTTGGAGAATCGGTTTTGTTGCCGGTGATGGTGAAATCATCAAGGCAATGAACAAGATCCAGGGGCAGAGCACTTCAAATCCGACATCTATTGCCCAGGTTGCGGCAATGGAAGCCTATAGTGGTCCGCAGGACTCTGTCGGTAAAATGCTTGTTCAGTTTGAAAAAAGGAGGCGCTATATTGTAGACCGGCTAAATGCCATTGAGGACGTGTCATGTTCTGCTCCCCAGGGCGCTTTTTACGTATTCCCCAATATTTCTTCCTTTTTTGGGAAAAAATATGACGGCAAAGAGATAAAAGGTTCGGTTGATCTGACCGATTATTTGCTGGAAAAGGCCAGGGTAGCCGTAGTCCCCGGCGAGGGATTCGGCGCTGAAGGATATATTCGCCTTTCTTATGCAACATCCATGGAAGTCATTGAAAAGGGACTTGACAGAATAGAAAACGCGCTTGCTGTGCTTTGAAAGGCAGTAAACAGCAATAAGTAAAACCTACATTTTTTTAAGGAGAAATTAATGATTAACCTGGCAATATCTGTTTTATCTTCCGTCGCTCTCGCCCTGGTCACCTATTTTGTATTAGGCGCAGGCTACGTGTGGAGCGCCATCTTCGCTATCGCTCTTTTCCTGACGCTTAACTTTGTTTTGAGCAGAAGGATAATGAACAAGGTTACCGATATTATGGAATCGTCGGGGAAAATTCTACAGGGTGGCAAGTTCGATATTGCCATTAAAGGGATGGAAGAGGCCCTTAAGTACAGTAAGTGGATGCTTATGATAGATTCTCAGGTAAGGGCCCAGATAGGAACGGTTCAGTACCTTAAAAAAGATTTCAATGCAGCGCTGCCCAATCTTCAAAAATCATCGGCTAAAAACTGGGTTGCCATGGGAATGCTGGCTGTCATATATATGAGAAAAAAAGAATTCGGTAAAATGTCCGCCACCTTTGAAAAAGGGGTCAAGTCCAATGCAAAAGAGCCTTTAATGTGGAATCTCTATGCTTACTGCCTGAGCAAAAATGGTGAACGGGACAAGGCCATTGACGTATTGAACAGGGCTGTAAAAAAAGTAAAAGATGATGAGAGGACGGCTTCAAACTTAAGGGCACTTCAGAATAATGCCAAGATGAAGATGAAAAGTTTTGGTGAACTCTGGTATCAGTTCCATCTCGAAACGGTACCTATGAGTATGAGAATCCAGGCCGGCTCCAGGGGCGCAAAAGGCGGCAGGAGAATCGTCAGGCGCTGATCCACTGTTATTTTTATTTTACCTCCACTTCCCTCAAAGGGGTGATCAATGATTAGTGTCGTCATTCCGGTTTTTAACGAGAAAAATACCATTGAAGCGATAATCAGGAGTGTTGAGGCTGTTCCTGTCGATAAGGAAATCATTATTGTCGATGATTTTTCTGCTGATGGAACAAGGGAAATATTAAGGGAGATCGAAAAAAAAGGAAAGCATAAGGTCCTCTTCCACGACAGGAATATGGGCAAGGGCGCAGCGCTTAGAACGGGGTTCAAGGCCGTTGCCAATAACATTGTGATCATCCAGGATGCCGATCTCGAATACGATCCCCGGGAATATCCCCGCCTTATAAAACCAATTCTGGAAGACAGGGCCGACGCTGTTTTCGGTTCGCGCTTTGTCGGCGGTGAAGTGCACCGCGTCCTCTATTTCTGGCATATGGTGGGTAACCGCTTTCTCACGCTCCTTTCAAATATGTTTACCAATCTGAACCTGACGGACATGGAAACATGCTACAAGGTTTTCAGGAAAGAGCTTCTCCAGAAAATGAAGATTGAAGAAAATCGCTTTGGTTTTGAGCCGGAAATAACGGCTAAGCTGGCTAAAATGAATATCAGGATCTTTGAGGTTGGTATTTCTTACTACGGCAGACGGTATAGTGAGGGTAAAAAAATAGGCTGGAGAGACGGCTTTTCCGCCTTAAGGGCCATTATAAAATATAATCTTTTTCGCTGATCCTTCTCTCCCGCCAATTTTCGTAATTATTTAAACTTTTTATTCCCCCTTTATTACAGACCGTATTCTTCCGATAAGTCCTTTGTTTTCTTCTTCTTTTCCGGCAGCGCTGCTTTCCGGATTCGAAGTGGCGGCCTTCTCTTCTTCCCCAGCCGGTTTTTCTCTCTTCTTTAGAGACGTGGGCCGTCTTCTCGGTCTTGGCCGTTTTCTTGGTTTACTTTCTTTTTTCCCGGCTTCTTCCATTTTTACAGGCGCTTCTTTTTCCGGTTCGGCCGGGACTTCCTTTCTGCTGATTTCCAGGTTATAACTGTTGACGGGGATGCCTGACTGTCCTGTGATTTCAATCTTTATTTTGCAATCTTTTTCGATTTTAAGGAGTTCCTGCCTTTTTCTGTTCTGGAGGTAGTTGGCTACTTCCGAGGGAAGAAGGATGTCTACTTTTTCCACATTTCTTCCGGCCGCCGATTCATGGATCTTTCTCAGCAGGTAAACAGCGTTGCTCTCGATGGACTTGATTGTTCCGCTTCCACCGCAATGGGGGCAATCGACAAAGCTTCTTTCAATGAGAGAACTTTTGATTCTCTGTCTCGACATTTCAAGGAGGCCGAACTTGGATATTCTGTTAAGCGATATTCTGGCCTTGTCTCTTTTAAGATCTGTCTTTAATGTCTTTTCAACTTCTATGATATGCTTTTTTTGTTT includes:
- a CDS encoding response regulator, with protein sequence MRYCPACGKDVNTYSSLQFDLQSPAEAECCIHCGMAIKDSSEVNEPHIETILLAEDSIMMREVLNDIFMEKRIAEKVVLCNNGAEFITTFTNMLVEKKGASLVVLDVSMPLLNGINAAIALRSIEKSFVVNPVPILFFTAHLCDDAFKKVLAYCKPAYYLNKGAKSNPRELASRINEVIKKLVAETL
- the amrS gene encoding AmmeMemoRadiSam system radical SAM enzyme, translating into MKEALLYEKLEGGKVHCFLCQHHCRISSGKRGICGVRENKEGTLYTLVYDHVISCAVDPIEKKPLFNFLPGSKSYSIATVGCNFKCLHCQNYDISQMPAEKGGVIMGSRISPEEIVADAKAHHCATIAYTYTEPTIFFELARDTGQLAKSEGIKNIFVSNGYMTEEMLQMSSDWLDGINIDLKGFTEEHYKKICGAKLGPVLDSLRMIKKMGIWLEVTTLVIPGYNDSDESFENIADFIKNELGAETPWHVTAFYPTYKLLDVPRTPVETLGKARDIGLNHGLKYVYEGNIPGEGGENTICYNCGELLIERYGYMIRKNSITSSACPECGAHIDGYGLMS
- the trmFO gene encoding methylenetetrahydrofolate--tRNA-(uracil(54)-C(5))-methyltransferase (FADH(2)-oxidizing) TrmFO gives rise to the protein MLKKITIIGGGLAGCEAAWQAAKRGMDITLYEMKPKKLSPAHSSEGLAELVCSNSLRSDDINNAPGVLKEEMRLMGSLLMEAARKTAVPAGSALAVDRTLFSRYVTDKIEACKNIKLVRDEVSSIPDEKDDEIVIIASGPLTSDPLSEAIASLIGEEYLYFYDAISPIIDVESINFDIAFRQSRYDRGEADYINCPLDEKQYHEFVDALLHAKQVKTRDFEKEKFFEGCMPIEVMAKRGPETLAFGPMKPVGLKDPRSEEKPYAVLQLRQEDKEGSMYNMVGFQTRLVYSEQKRIFRMIPGLENAGFLRLGSMHRNTYINSPLYLKPTLQFKSRGNLFFAGQISGVEGYIESAAMGILAGINASFLAEGKAPDLPPAPTAVGALARHITNSEPKYFQPMNINFGLFPPIERGKGKKVKKQDRKAIHSKRAIEEMKGWLETIR
- the rsmD gene encoding 16S rRNA (guanine(966)-N(2))-methyltransferase RsmD; translated protein: MRVIGGTLRGKKLISFKGKNIRPTSDRIKESLFNIISSYLEDGISVADFFAGTGNLGIEALSRGAGEAVFVEKDKNSLAVIRKNIDLCRVKEKSSVIPLEADKAIALLEKKGKTFDIIFLDPPYNQGLAHETLACLGQSSLAKGAIVIAEYASQEKINENYGKLNMKDTRRYGDTSLSFFTGDPS
- the coaD gene encoding pantetheine-phosphate adenylyltransferase, which encodes MNKIAVYPGTFDPVTRGHLDLMKRAAKVFDEVIVAVAISSTKKTLFNIEERVALIKEATSDTPRISVESFDGLLINYLEAHHAHVILRGLRAISDFEYEFQMASMNRKLASEFETMFMMTGEQYTYLSSRFVKEICRLGGEVDCFVHPAVKSALIEKFNLSKEG
- a CDS encoding pyridoxal phosphate-dependent aminotransferase, whose product is MSFLSDRVKKVKPSVTLTITAKAKALKSQGLDIIGFGAGEPDFDTPDNIKEAAINSIRSGFTKYTPVGGTDDLKKAIVDHLAHNEGLKYDRSEVFVSCGAKHTLYNIFQAIINAGDEVIIPAPYWVSYPDMVLLADGTPVIVECSGEARFKMSAARLEAAITDRTKAVVINSPSNPTGAAYSEDELKEIAGIAVEKNILVISDEIYNKITYDGFRATSIATLGEDIKKLTMTVNGVSKAYSMTGWRIGFVAGDGEIIKAMNKIQGQSTSNPTSIAQVAAMEAYSGPQDSVGKMLVQFEKRRRYIVDRLNAIEDVSCSAPQGAFYVFPNISSFFGKKYDGKEIKGSVDLTDYLLEKARVAVVPGEGFGAEGYIRLSYATSMEVIEKGLDRIENALAVL
- a CDS encoding glycosyltransferase family 2 protein — its product is MISVVIPVFNEKNTIEAIIRSVEAVPVDKEIIIVDDFSADGTREILREIEKKGKHKVLFHDRNMGKGAALRTGFKAVANNIVIIQDADLEYDPREYPRLIKPILEDRADAVFGSRFVGGEVHRVLYFWHMVGNRFLTLLSNMFTNLNLTDMETCYKVFRKELLQKMKIEENRFGFEPEITAKLAKMNIRIFEVGISYYGRRYSEGKKIGWRDGFSALRAIIKYNLFR